DNA from Acidobacteriota bacterium:
ACGGGCACAAAAAATTTAAACCAACTTAATGGAGGTCACTAAAATGGAAAGAATCGTACTCAGACATTTAAACGGATCAAAGGTCAATCAAGTAGAGGAATTTCCTCTTAACCTATTCAATGAACTGGTCATCGGACGCGACCCCGCGTCAACCGTTAAATACGACCCCGACAGAGACGATCTGGTCGGTCGTCAACACGCCAAAATTTCCCGCGATGCATCGGACGCTTCGCAATTTGTGATTACCGATTTAGGCAGCCGCAATGGCACCTTCATCAACAAACAACGCATTGTCGGGACGGCAAAGATTGCTCCGGGCGACCTCGTGCAATTTGGCGCGGGCGGTCCCGAATTCGAGTTCGACATCGAACCGAAACCGGAAAACTTCATCCGCGCCACCCGCGTCGGCGATGAAAACCTCGCTCCGACCGCCATCCCCATGCCGCCAACTCGCGAAGGCGCAATCCCCGCGGCGCAAGCGGCTGCGGCAGCAACCGGTGTGGGTAACAGCACGCGCGTCGGCAAAGCCACAGTCGAACGCCTGGTCTCGCAAGCCAGTAAACAAAATCGCACCTGGATGATCGCCGGCGGCGCGGCGTTGTGCTTGATTGTCGCTCTGGTTGCCGGCGTGTTGTTTTACAAAGGCAGAGTGGATGCCAATCAATTCCAGCAAAATCTCGCTTCACAGGGCGCTACCACCGGCAGCGAAATCGCCAAACTCAAAGAAAGAACTTCGCCAATGACGCCGGGTGAAATTGCCGAAGCCCACACCGATGCGGTGGTGTATCTCGAAGTCACCTGGCAACTGCTCAACAATCGCAACGGTCAACCGCTGCATTTCAAATTCGTGCCGAATTTCTACAAAGACCAGAATGGCCAACTGCGGCAAATCGTCCCGGACGGACGCCGCTGGGTGATGGCTTATACGATTGTCGAAAATGCTTATGAACCGCTGCTTGTCGAATACAACGATAAAGATGCGTTGTTGCCCGTCGGCGGACCGCACACCGGAAGCGGTTTCTGCGTTTCAAGCGATGGCTTCATTATGACCAATAAACATGTGGCGGCTGCCTGGAAGACCCGTTATCAAGGCTGGGAGAAATGGGCATTTCCGGGAGTCATTCTCGGTCGCGACGGCAGACCGGCGATGCAACAGAATGGCGAACCGGCGCTCGTGGCGCAACCGTTCCGCTGGATTCCCGCCGACACCCAACAATTCGGCGCGGGGCAACTCGGCAAACCTGCCGTCGAAGGTCGCAACGATTCGCTCTATGTGACTTTTTCAAAATCGGCGCAGCGATTCCCGGCAACCTTAGGCCCGACCTCCGAGCATCACGATGCAGCATTGGTGAAAATCAGCGCCCCCGCGCCGGTGCCGACCGTTGAACTGCACGACAATTATGAGTCGGTGAAAACCGGCGACCAGACCATCGTTTTAGGTTATCCCGGCGGCTCACCCGATATGATTGGCTTCATTGGCGCAAAGAACTGGGGCGACAATTTCAATCGCAAACAGCAAGGCGTGGTTCCCAATGCAACCTTGAGCGCCGGTTTCATTTCGCGAGTTATGCGCGACCAACCCGGCGGACCCGGCAAAGATTCTTTCTTCAGCCTGATGGGCGATGCTTATCAATTGACCATCAATACTACAGGTGGCGGCAACAGCGGCGGTCCGGTGTTTGACGAAAAAGGGCGGGTCATTGCCATCTACACCTACGGCGTGGTTTCGGATTTCCAAGCCTCCGCAGCGGTGCCGATTCGTTTCGGTCTGGAAATTATGGACCCGACGAGAAAGGCGATTAACTGAACGGTGGCAGGTGGTTGATTGGCGGCAGTCATCAACCACCTGGTCAATTTTAGTTTTAATGATGAGTTGGAGAACGGCGATGAGAAACAGAGCAAATTTAAATTCGACAATCGGGGATTACAGATTGATTGATTTTATCGGTGCCGGTGGGATGGGCGAAGTCTATCGCGGCGTTCATACCAGACTCGGAAGAGTGGTTGCCGTAAAAATGCTGACGCAAACCCACAATAATCAACAACTCGTTCAACGTTTCCGCAACGAAGCCCAACTGCAAGCGCGTCTGCATCACCCGAACATCGCGACGCTTTTCGATTTCATTGAAGCCGACGGCAGATGCTGCATCGTGATGGAATACATCGACGGGCAAACGCTTGATGAAAAGATTCGCTTGTCGGGCGCGTTACCTCTGGCAGATGCGCTGCGAATTTTTAAAAGCGTGGTCGAAGCCATCCATTACATTCACGATAATGGCATCGTGCATCGCGACATCAAATCCAACAACATCAAGATCAATGCCAAAGGCGAAGTAAAAATTCTCGATTTCGGCATTGCCAAAGGCGAAACTTCGCCGCAACTGACCGCCACCGGTTCGGTCATCGGCACCTTGCAATACCTGTCGCCGGAACAGGTCAAAGGCGAGGTTGCCGATGAGCGTTCCGATATTTGGGCGCTGGGCAGCGTCTTTTATGAAATGGTTTCCGGGAAAGTGACGTTTGATGCCACCACCCTTGGTCGCTTATGTGAAAGCATTTTGAAGAGCGAGTATGTGCCGCCGACGGTTATCAACCCGGAACTCCCGAAAGCCGTCGAGCAGGTGATTGCCCGCTGTTTGAAAAAAAATCCTGCGGCGCGCTATCAAACGACACAGGAATTGTTTGAAGATGTCAAACGCCTCTCGGTGACTGAGGATTTGCAGGAAAAACCAAACAGCGGAGAGAAAATCGCTGTTGAGCCGTTTTCTATCGGCGTTGTGCTGGAACAATTCGGGCAGCGCAAGTTCGGCTGGGTTGCCGTCGCATCCTTACTGGTTGTCGTTTTATTGGGACTGGGTATCGCCTTCTGGCCTGAAGATCATTCACCGAAAGTTGCCGAGCCGTCGCGTCAAAATCCATCGCAACCGCCATCGACCAAAGATGCAACGCTGAGAACCGTAAAAATTATTGCTGCGAACGGTCAGGCAGAGGTTTACAGCAACGGGCAGTTGGTCGGCAAAACCCCTTATGAAATTAAGGCGCGATTGGGAGAGCCGGTGAATCTCTTGCTAAAGAGCGAAGGATTTTTAAATGAGAAGGTCGAGTTTGCGGTCACTGAAAAACCGGAATACGTCATCACCTTAAAGAAAGAATAAGAGGTCACGCTATGTTCAGCTTTTGGAAAGGCATTCAATCACGATTTGGTATGAAAAAAATTTCCACCGCTCATCATCAGGATTTTCCATCCGAGTCGCCCGAAAACGCGCCGCAAGTTTCCTATGATGTTGTCGCGAGTTTTCTTTCGGATGTTGGGTGCCATCGCGCCATCAATGAAGATAATGGTCGGTACATCAAACCGAATGACCCGGAGATGCTTGCGAAAAAAGGGATGCTCTTTCTGGTGGCGGATGGCATGGGCGGACATAGCGGCGGTGAAGTCGCGAGTCGTTTGGCGATTGAGGTCGTCAGCCGGTTCTATTATGAAAAAAATGCCGATGCGCAATCGGCGCTGGAAAACGCGATTCTTGAAGCCAACAGCGCGATTTATCTGGAAGCCGCCAGAGACCCGAATCTTTTGGGTATGGGAACCACCTGCACGGCTTTGGTTTTGCAAAATGGTTCGGCAATCTCGGCGCACATCGGGGATAGTCGTCTGTATCTGATTCGCGACGGAGAAATTTATCTGATGACCGAAGACCATTCGGCAGT
Protein-coding regions in this window:
- a CDS encoding trypsin-like peptidase domain-containing protein, with product MERIVLRHLNGSKVNQVEEFPLNLFNELVIGRDPASTVKYDPDRDDLVGRQHAKISRDASDASQFVITDLGSRNGTFINKQRIVGTAKIAPGDLVQFGAGGPEFEFDIEPKPENFIRATRVGDENLAPTAIPMPPTREGAIPAAQAAAAATGVGNSTRVGKATVERLVSQASKQNRTWMIAGGAALCLIVALVAGVLFYKGRVDANQFQQNLASQGATTGSEIAKLKERTSPMTPGEIAEAHTDAVVYLEVTWQLLNNRNGQPLHFKFVPNFYKDQNGQLRQIVPDGRRWVMAYTIVENAYEPLLVEYNDKDALLPVGGPHTGSGFCVSSDGFIMTNKHVAAAWKTRYQGWEKWAFPGVILGRDGRPAMQQNGEPALVAQPFRWIPADTQQFGAGQLGKPAVEGRNDSLYVTFSKSAQRFPATLGPTSEHHDAALVKISAPAPVPTVELHDNYESVKTGDQTIVLGYPGGSPDMIGFIGAKNWGDNFNRKQQGVVPNATLSAGFISRVMRDQPGGPGKDSFFSLMGDAYQLTINTTGGGNSGGPVFDEKGRVIAIYTYGVVSDFQASAAVPIRFGLEIMDPTRKAIN
- a CDS encoding serine/threonine-protein kinase is translated as MRNRANLNSTIGDYRLIDFIGAGGMGEVYRGVHTRLGRVVAVKMLTQTHNNQQLVQRFRNEAQLQARLHHPNIATLFDFIEADGRCCIVMEYIDGQTLDEKIRLSGALPLADALRIFKSVVEAIHYIHDNGIVHRDIKSNNIKINAKGEVKILDFGIAKGETSPQLTATGSVIGTLQYLSPEQVKGEVADERSDIWALGSVFYEMVSGKVTFDATTLGRLCESILKSEYVPPTVINPELPKAVEQVIARCLKKNPAARYQTTQELFEDVKRLSVTEDLQEKPNSGEKIAVEPFSIGVVLEQFGQRKFGWVAVASLLVVVLLGLGIAFWPEDHSPKVAEPSRQNPSQPPSTKDATLRTVKIIAANGQAEVYSNGQLVGKTPYEIKARLGEPVNLLLKSEGFLNEKVEFAVTEKPEYVITLKKE
- a CDS encoding Stp1/IreP family PP2C-type Ser/Thr phosphatase, with translation MFSFWKGIQSRFGMKKISTAHHQDFPSESPENAPQVSYDVVASFLSDVGCHRAINEDNGRYIKPNDPEMLAKKGMLFLVADGMGGHSGGEVASRLAIEVVSRFYYEKNADAQSALENAILEANSAIYLEAARDPNLLGMGTTCTALVLQNGSAISAHIGDSRLYLIRDGEIYLMTEDHSAVMQMVRRGVLSVSQARQHPEKNVILRALGSHPIVEVATWTHPLPVRVGDKFLLCSDGLYDLVEDGEMKTAIIENSPYSACEVLIDLAKSRGGYDNITVGVVSLMARENGESREVKPTRETEVLQ